Proteins co-encoded in one Nicotiana sylvestris chromosome 7, ASM39365v2, whole genome shotgun sequence genomic window:
- the LOC138874018 gene encoding uncharacterized protein yields MGVPIQKNRSAANGMNLTYIPPQIVDGKLGVELEKEEVDKETEKWRYALIVYFIGEVPDIYLHEEGYYMIKFQSIEDLIEIYHDGSYSIGSRPIILKVRFPKLPMNCWGINSFSKISNAIANPIFADECTTKQTRISYARMLIEVHVTKRLLITIEVKDPNGKKFQQEVAYDWNPEFCEQCPVIGHKCITQHRVERQ; encoded by the exons ATGGGTGTCCCTATTCAAAAGAATAGATCTGCTGCTAATGGTATGAATCTAACCTACATTCCCCCTCAAATTGTTGATGGCAAATTGGGGGTAGAGTTAGAAAAGGAGGAAGTAGACAAAGAAACAGAGAAGTGGAGGTATGCTCTAATAGTATACTTTATTGGAGAAGTTCCCG ATATTTACTTGCATGAAGAAGGATACTATATGATCAAATTTCAATCTATTGAGGATTTGATTGAGATTTATCATGATGGCTCTTACTCTATTGGTAGTAGACCCATTATATTGAAG GTTAGATTTCCAAAGCTACCTATGAACTGTTGGGGAATAAACTCATTTAGTAAAATTTCTAATGCCATTGCAAATCCAATTTTTGCTGATGAATGCACTACTAAACAAACTAGGATTTCTTATGCAAGGATGCTGATTGAGGTACATGTTACAAAGAGGCTGCTCATTACAATTGAAGTTAAAGATCCAAATGGAAAGAAGTTCCAGCAGGAGGTCGCATATGATTGGAATCCTGAGTTTTGTGAACAATGTCCGGTTATTGGACACAAATGCATAACTCAGCATAGAGTGGAAAGACAATAg